The region TTTTGCATATGTTGCTGTTTGTGAGATTAGTCTctattaaatgatttttaatatggCAAACTATATTTGTAAGTTTTCATGCAGTGTGACCGAAGCCTCTTCAAACACTTGAACGCAGCAAAAATTTGTTTATGGACATAAGGTTTTGAAAGCATTTCAAGGCCAGGCTGTTGTGAAATGCAGCATTGTGCATTGGAGTCCGATGACATGTAGAAAGGTTGATGAGAGCTTCACTGGTGCGTGATAGTTCAGTGTTCTAGCTGGTTACCCGAAGCCACTGAATCCCAGTGGTGGTCAAAAGTGAGAAACTGAACTAACCATATAAACATTAGACATTTGTCACCAGTAGGGCTGGGCCAATTCTtctattaatacaatttttaactagtcaacttgaaaatgtaactgcaacatgattcaagtaactttttctttattaactCTCTAGTTAAAGAAAATTCTATTCCAAGTGCACCACACACAAAGTTGTCAAccatgtaaatgttaaacaaatcacttgttaaatatctttgcagaaaagatgcatgaaCTACATCTTGTACAAACGTGTCTTATACATATATGTTGAGAAATAATATAaggaaaatgctttaaaaaaatctcaaattaaggtAATTCAAAATGACTGAAGGTATAACACCAGtagattattatttactataaatgTTCTGTAAACAGCAGCTTTCAGCCTGTCACCACgatgcaaacatgaaatatcaAACGTACAGTATGTTCTTTACAGGTTTTCTTTATTCGATTGCgctgcttttccattgttttttttttcagtgtaaacatGGATGCGTTTGACTGTTGCGCTCGCGTCTCTTGCATAGGGCTGGGAAAATAAATCGATGCATCACGAATCGAGAAATGATTCAGCTTCGAATCTAAAATTTTCCGAATGCATGGCGATTCTTTCTCGagtcgattctgagcttagttttggacagcagatggcgctgcatgctttagaaactGCCGCACTCTGCTCGTTTCCAAATCCTTACACACActtgaacctaaaataatcattcataaaattcTAAAAGGTTGAAGTGATTTACAAGGGTGTTCACAGTgggctgtgtttacattaatctcgCATCATAAAGCATTCTGAGCTGAGGTGAAATTACAGACTCAGCCAAACGCACAAGCGCTCTTCTTCATGAGCGTTTGAGTGTGTGGATAAAAACTGGAttagagcgccatctgctgttaaaatctaagctcagaatcgatttcAGAGAGAATCACGATGCATTCGGAAAATCTCAGAATCGATTCTGCACCGATTTATTGTCGCAGCCCTACTCTTGCAGCATCTCATGCATGAAACGGCATTCAAAAAACACGGCGCTCAAGTTGAAAGAAGTTCACTCCCATCTTCTTGCATGTTTTTCTTATTCCATTGCCTGCATCGCATCTTTGTCAACACAAAAGTGCCTTCTGTGTGATATGCGGTTGGATCGTTTACTCTTATCATTGGCATAGTGTCTAATTCTAAcgattggtaatatttttactCAATCGCGATTTCCTCGATTTCTAAAATCGtggcaaaacattaaatttgaattaatcGATAAAATCAGAAAAATCACCCTAGTCCGCAGTTATATTGACACACAATTCCTGTTTTCCAGGTCAACTGCCCCTGTTTATTGCCAGTCAACTGCCACTTCAGAGACTCTGCCCCTGGCCCCGCCCTCCAGAGATGACTGATGCCCAGAAGGCCAACGAGCTCCCTGAGTGCCCCACAGAGGGCGGGGCCACAACCGAGGAGCAGGACATGCCCCTGAGACAAGATACCACGCCCACCAGCTCACCGGCGTGCGATGAGCCAATCAGCTCGCAGAGTCCTGACAAACAGCCCGCCCCCGGCCTGCTCTCCATGCCGTGCTTACTAAAGGAGCTTCATAGAGACTCCGCCCCCGGGCAGCCGCAGGAAACGGACCCGCCCCCGGCTGCTGCCCAGTCCTGCGCGCAGGAAGACAGCGATTCCTCCGTCTGCCTGCGGTCGCCTTCCTCCTCCGGTCACCTGGGAGACTCTGACACGCTTTCATCAGCGGAGGAAGTGCCTGCGCCCGTTCAGACGGCCGGCAGGAAGTCGCGGCGTTCGCATTCTGAGAGCGACACGTCCTCCGTGGCAATGGCAGCCAAGAAGAACCGCTGCCAGGAGAAGCAGGTGAACGGGCGCGTGCGGGTCAGAGGCCCGCGCAGCCAGCAGCAGAAGCAGCGCATGCGACAGCTGCGACAGAAACGCGAGGCGGCGGCGAGACGCAAACCTGATGTGCTCCAGGACAGCAGCACCAGCGACAGCGACATCACAGCCCACTCGTCCTCATCCTCGCCACTAACGGCCTCGTCCGACAACGAGGGAGAGACAATCAACTCTCACGCACCAGgtaactgaacacacacacagcattttGTCTAGGCTACTTTGTGTGGACACGcatacaacacaaacaaatccTGAACAAATCGATTCGCTGATGCATCACGGTTCTTTCCCAGATGATTCTGGATTAGATTTACaaatattcatttgtttattatgtAACGGCCAATATGACTTGTTAGGTGTCTGACAACTAGTGGAacccctttttaaatttttttatttttgtaatttgacaATAATAACTAAACGTTAGATtacagctatatatatatatattttttttttttcaatattattaGTAAATGTGCtattgatgatgataataataatgttaatgacAATAAATCATTACTTATCTGACCATCTCACTTTTAATTTCTGTTAAGAAAATAACAGTGCCAGTAAATAACACACTTATCTTTCTATTGATGTTATAttgctattaataataataactgttgatgttattatttttaatacgtTTCCTATCTGATATttcacttaatatttttttacatttttcattgtgtaattatttttattaatatattttattaatgttaattactAATTGCTTAtctgactgaaaaataaaaacttatatGGTGCCAGTAAAATGACAgcaataaatttatatttatttatttttattattttcatttatcattatgtattattattattatttcaataaataattactAATCTGACCATCTCACCGAATaacttacaaaataaaaaataactatatgGTGCCAGTAATCGGTACACATTGTTTTTAACTGGTTAAGAAAaggtgtggaaaaaaaaaagtagtatgaAATCTCACTAAAACCCTTTGCTGTTGCTGGAAAAATTGAGATGCATCGAGAATCGTTTTGGAATCATATTGTGACTCTGAATCGAAACGGAATCTTGAGGTGCGTGAAGATTCCCACCTCTAGTCCTGAAACAAACGAACACCTGCAGTGAAGccattttgacatttaatttcTCTCATGcacagtgttgggggtaacgcattacaagtaacgtgaGTTACGTAAtcgattacttttttcaagtaactagtaaagtaacgcattacttttaaatttaaaagaaaatatctgagttactttttcaaaaaagtaatgcCAGTTACTTAGTTTTTCCAATTATTCactgacaagtctcctgtccccatgttgggagaaatcggaagtacagaggcgttgtgtgcgctgtgtgaacatgttactgtagttctagactaaatgtcaGCATGTATTAATTCATCTCACTCGcaaaaaacagatttagtattcctcaaaatgaattaaaacagtgaactgcaaactcagaatatgacgcaaacctgcaataattaaaagttaaacaacacaaatgtatctaatcccattttattaaccaatgtttttgctgttgatccagttcaaccatactaataagcaaaagtgactttagataaactaacaattgtgcttcattgttttttattgctgaagagcgTTGAACCACCTTCTCCTGCGTTCTATTGTACAGACGTGAATGTAGTTTTCCTTCaacctgaggtttattcattacacgttttggtgtgaaagggcttttacatttgctataaatagaacttcttatattaaacacaaacaatcaagccctgctcatatttaaaaagtaacgcaaaagtagcacaaaagtaacataatgcattactttccataaaaagtaaccaagtaacgtaattagttacttttttagggagtaacgcaatattgtaatgcattacttttaaaagtaactttccccaacactgctcatGCATTGTTTGGTGCATGTTTCCTGAATGACGGAACGGTTGAATAAACATACACTCATAGATCAGGCAAATCACACACAGTCTCGTCACAAAACATGACGGATCTCCTGCAGCGGTCAGGTGTGTTTTTCTGTGCATGCATGTTGAATGACCTCATATGCAAAGCGGCAGGTGAGGAATGTTTTTCCACTATCAGAATACAACAGCGTTCTGACCTTACACTGACCTCAGTCTTTAGTGACCACTAACTCTGGATAGTCTTTAAAAGCTTTCAAATCCAAGGTTGTGTCAAGTATAACAAAATACACAGCAGCTAATTTGGGTAACGTTTTTGTACTTTCAATAGTCTAAAGCTGTTGCTTTTCTGCCGACAAATGTTCAAGCAATAGATATTCACTAAAATAGCAATTAAACACAATGACATTAGAATCAAGTATATTTATGATCAACAATGAATGCTGATGGACAAAATGAATTTCATTGTAATGAATGCAGAGCAAAGTCCATTTGATTGGAGGTCAATTATACCAGATATTGGATGAAAGGTTTGCATTAGTATATCACAAGATTTTCTTCATTCTGTCTTGTCTTTCAGTTGCCTCAGTATCTGTTGTCTTTGTGTCCTATATctgtggcttgtgtgtgtaatgtgtctgcagtttttttgttcatttattcttATACATATACTTGTTAGTTAGGATATGCATTATGTCCTTGTGGGGCCACCAGGGGGCATTTCCCTATTTGGGGCCACATTGTTGGCATGGCAGGAGTTGAATCTCAGTATATGTGATCGTTTGTGGAGCATATCATTACGGAAGTTATAAGCGgccatgcattatttttttcccccttgttttctcgtgatctcgACATAACGAGTTGTTTTCGTCGTGATCTCGACATAACAAAGGTTGTTCTCCACGTTACACAACCGTGCCAACAGGTGGCAGTATAGAACTATAGATGGGAGTTGTATACTGTATATCCACTATACGCATTTGGGACAGAGGACCTTCTTCGTGATCGCTATAATTTGTGCAGTTCATTACTGACATTTAATTaacttataaatgttaaatgcttgaataaatatgatcattttgcTTAATTGTATCCGTTATCTTTCGTCGTTACTGCTGCTCGACTCATCAGTTTCTCATTTACAACGACGTATGTGcatctttcttatttttaatctttatcgttaataaatgtatattaataagaaatgtgattTACATGTGTATAATTTAGTTCAATGATGTTATAGTGTTGTGACCTaatcttttgtattttcaacatttctttgtaaaccacacacgcacacataacAGCATCCAAGCTTGTAACGCACATATATCACAGCCTATCCTACATgactaataaaaatcacaaagaaATTATtccaatatattattatatataattttatatataaggAAAATTAAGTGAGTTGAATCCAAGCAGCTTAAGATTTTTAGAATAGGCTAGTTCTTCTTTGGATTCTTCTAAGGCGCTCCGCCTGTGTTGAATGCTTGTTGTTAGACcatttaaacatgttaattacacaaataaaatgtttagcgTAGCCTAACTctggacaaaatcagcagtgattagcctatttattttattgtagacGTTATTTCTAATTGAAGCAACATTTGCTGAAATATCCACAAGATAAAGTATAAGAGTGCACAGTTATCTGTCGATCATTTGCACCTCAAAGGGAGCATTACAAAATGCTTAACGCTGCTTAATGCATTAGAGAGcgtttttaaaagaccaaactcagtaaacacattattaataaattataatggcCTATGTACAGACAAGCAGATGATACGCGTTTTTCTTATAGCCTATTTCTATGGGTAAAACGCTTAACGCGTTAAACGCATTGCGTTCTTATTATGGGCTTATTTGCTTGTCTGTACATGGAATGCTTTATTAATGATGTGTTCACTGAGTTTGGTCTTGTAAAAACACTGCCTTAATGCATTAAGCCACGTTACGTGTTGTCCATACGGTTGGCTattctatgggaggaaaatgcttaacGCGGAATTAAACGCATTGCTTTCTTATTATGGGCTCATCTTCTTGTCTGTACATAGTATGAATTACTAATAATGTGTATACTAcgttttgtcttttaaaaacactctcaATTAACGCATTAAGCCAGGTTAAGTATTTTAGAATGTCACAGTCAAGGTTGCGTTCGTTACTGTAGCAACAGTAGACTCACGATGCATCAAAcaattaatgttaaaagaacCACTTTTGTTATGTCGAAATCATGAggataaaagaaagaaaaaaaaatatataataatgcatGGCCGCTTAGAACTTCCGTATATCATAACTTTatattgtaaattatatattagtTGTGCAGATTTATGTAGTTTTAAGGCCTGTTTGGTAGTTCCAGTTTTGTTCAGtcttttagctttatttatttatttatttattttttgaaagcagATGCAATTGCAGCAGTGTTATAACTACTATATAGTaatgtagtatttattaatttattttggattaacttttatttttaatatttgccttttttttttttttatctttgtattttctgctttcatttaaattttgaattgacttgcatttttgttaaatttttttattttagtttgtcattttatgtgcttttgtcattattaattttttatttctgtatagctttaatttcagttttacgTTTAGTAATGTTAGTAattttttcaacacattttatttcagttaattgtcaaggcaacatttccaAGTTACTTAAGTATTTCACCTAATATGTAagtattattttgatattttatttcagctttattttagttaacaaaatccattttttttgatagttttagataacaataacaacacaagcAATGTTTCTAAGGTATTTTCCCCTGAAGTTATGCCTCTAAATCCATCCTTTTTAAAACGGTCATCTAAGCTCTACTTTTGTGCACATTCACCACCTTAAAAAATTGCTAGCACTTGTCAAATCATCTGATCTTACTAACATTCCTGTTATAACGCATAATTCGTGAGGTCTTTGATTAGGTTTGCGTAAATCTTGTTAATTAGTCTTTTTATTCATTGATTATCTCTCAGGATGGCATTTATAGTTCAGAAATTCATCTGCTCTCTGATATGTCTCTGAACAAGCATAATGATGCAGTAGTAGTTGACTAGTTTTTCAGACAGGTTAATTTCAAACGTCTCTAGTTACACTTCTGTCTTTATTTCTTCACATGTAATATTCTGAGGGTTGGTTGGTGTTATAGTGGTTCAAAATCTGGTATCTTCCTCACTGTGTGATCTTTAAGCCATCTTTAGTCATGTGACCGTTGGTGAACTgtacccagaatgcactgcgagAGCTGCATGATTGTCCCCAGCATGCTCGCCGGTGTGCACGCAATAACGCCGCCGCTTTCTGCCTTCCTGTGTGTCTGACGTGTCTCTCTCGGCACTGCCGTCTGTCTTTAAGCTGGCCATCGCCGAGCCGACGCTTCCGGAGCATCAGCGCGTGGGCGGGGCCAATTCGACATGGGCGTGGCCAGCGGAACCCTGGGCGGAGTCTTGGAGGAAGCTCTTACGCGATTCGCCGCGATGCAGAGACAGACCGAGGAGCGCTTTCGCGTGTGGATGGACAGACTGACCCGCCTGCATTCGGACGATGACCTTTCGTCCAGCGAAAATCAAGAGGGGCGGAGCCACGTTAGCTCGTTCCTGCCGTCGTCGGAGTCGCAGGAAACACTGGCGGCCTATCAGATGGCTCGACTCAGCGCCATCACGGTTCCACCGCCTCAGACTGCCGGTGTCAATGGAAGCGCAGAGCCGCCTGAACCGAACGTTTAAAGAACAGTGACGCAACACAACTGTGCCGTCTCAATTCGACCGCTGAAGTGGAGGCTTAGGACAGTGCACAAACTTTCTCTTTATCTCTTACTAAATTCATCTTCATTCTGGCTTCCACatctatctctttctctctattaAAGGATCAGTTTTCCtacaaatgaaacatttactcatcctcatgccTTTCTGAACCCATTTGAATGAATATTGAATAGTGGATTTTTGAGGAATATTGTGGTAATTTGATGAAAGTGAACAAGAAACTCAGGCTGTCGAGCTCcagacagtgttattttagtatcatacCATTCTACTGTatgatactattatagtttttatgcatttttgaatcaggttttaatttttattactttagttaattttttttttttaaatgtaaacttttttagtttgttgttttagtatatcattttagtaaacaaaattcaaatgaGAAATGTCTGTTtcagttaatgttcattttagcttttttttttttttcatttttagttgtgtgtatgtatatgtgtatatatatacacacacacattaagttaataaaaaaatttgtgctgtcaaacgattaatcgcatcaaaaataagtttttgtttacattatatatgcatgtggactgtgtatttaatatgtatatatgaatacacacacacaatatatattttgaaaatatttacatgtttatacatttatatattcagatattttatattatatataaatatattacatgcataaacataacatatttttactaaatgtatacatgcatgtgtttgtatttatatatacattataaatatacaccttatacacgcatatattatgtaaacaaaaacttattttggttgcgattaatcgcgattaatcgtttgacagcactaaaaattttttttttaactttttacattacaaaaaaaaaaaaaaaactataaaaacccTGGCTCtagaaatgctaaaaaaaaactaaaaaaaaaacgtttcattgaattataaaaatatttgataatattGTATGATTTCAGAAGATGTTGATTATAGTGCACGAGTTATATGGAAGGCTTTTATGCTGTTTTTTgttgccccccccccccctccattTTTGGAGGTTGTCAGAGCCAGTtgccattgtaaaaaaaaaataacagccaGGATATTCTAAAATTCAGATCTGGCGTTCAgtggaaataataatataatatgggtttggaacgacatgaggatgaataaataaagacagaaaTTTCTTAAACCATTTCTTTAACTTCATGTGTCTTCTATTAACATTTTCCGTTGTTTTATATTGGCATCTCAGGGCCGCCCTCCACACTCAGTGCCTTTGCGATCTCATTGCTTTGGGAGAGCCAGTTTCTTCCAATCACTTGGAGATGAATCATTTAAAAGAATCATTTGTCTTGCCTGTAGAACTGTTTCATGACATTATTTCTACAAGAGACTTCTGAAGTTTCACATCGACTGCCATGTGTCTCTTTGTCTTCATCTGGGCTGGCATGTCTACCAAAGATCTCTTGTTTGCATTGTGGATTGGTTTAGGTTCTTATTTAATCGCTTCTTCCAAAGCGGAATATGCATGATATAAGCTGACAGCAGAGAGCTGTAATGTAATGACAGCCTGTACATAGGTTTTTATGCTAAATACTAACTTACGACACAAACGAACATCAAACACTGATAGAAACAGTCCGTGATGCACATGCAATAAACTGGTGATTCTACTACTTCTACTGGACACAATGTCTAAAGCAAGAGATACTGATCACTTTTTT is a window of Onychostoma macrolepis isolate SWU-2019 chromosome 21, ASM1243209v1, whole genome shotgun sequence DNA encoding:
- the ark2n gene encoding uncharacterized protein C18orf25 homolog isoform X3; protein product: MTDAQKANELPECPTEGGATTEEQDMPLRQDTTPTSSPACDEPISSQSPDKQPAPGLLSMPCLLKELHRDSAPGQPQETDPPPAAAQSCAQEDSDSSVCLRSPSSSGHLGDSDTLSSAEEVPAPVQTAGRKSRRSHSESDTSSVAMAAKKNRCQEKQVNGRVRVRGPRSQQQKQRMRQLRQKREAAARRKPDVLQDSSTSDSDITAHSSSSSPLTASSDNEGETINSHAPGAVEVQPSQVSLASTDSEVEIVGVQENASVVSRFPRGVIQSLSSWKQRAPAQWTSVSAQSGWVPPPEVVDLTLDEDRHRYLL
- the ark2n gene encoding uncharacterized protein C18orf25 homolog isoform X2: MTDAQKANELPECPTEGGATTEEQDMPLRQDTTPTSSPACDEPISSQSPDKQPAPGLLSMPCLLKELHRDSAPGQPQETDPPPAAAQSCAQEDSDSSVCLRSPSSSGHLGDSDTLSSAEEVPAPVQTAGRKSRRSHSESDTSSVAMAAKKNRCQEKQVNGRVRVRGPRSQQQKQRMRQLRQKREAAARRKPDVLQDSSTSDSDITAHSSSSSPLTASSDNEGETINSHAPVGPAVIGHYDISDTHSEQEQQSLSGAVEVQPSQVSLASTDSEVEIVGVQENASVVSRFPRGVIQSLSSWKQRAPAQWTSVSAQSGWVPPPEVVDLTLDEDRHRYLL
- the ark2n gene encoding uncharacterized protein C18orf25 homolog isoform X1 — protein: MTDAQKANELPECPTEGGATTEEQDMPLRQDTTPTSSPACDEPISSQSPDKQPAPGLLSMPCLLKELHRDSAPGQPQETDPPPAAAQSCAQEDSDSSVCLRSPSSSGHLGDSDTLSSAEEVPAPVQTAGRKSRRSHSESDTSSVAMAAKKNRCQEKQVNGRVRVRGPRSQQQKQRMRQLRQKREAAARRKPDVLQDSSTSDSDITAHSSSSSPLTASSDNEGETINSHAPAGHRRADASGASARGRGQFDMGVASGTLGGVLEEALTRFAAMQRQTEERFRVWMDRLTRLHSDDDLSSSENQEGRSHVSSFLPSSESQETLAAYQMARLSAITVPPPQTAGVNGSAEPPEPNV